A region of Sporosarcina sp. FSL W7-1349 DNA encodes the following proteins:
- a CDS encoding GNAT family N-acetyltransferase: MSEEFDLSSFEISMVIRQMEAEDIEKILAMQEECFPGMDPWEEGHLKSHLAMFPEGQFVAELDGEIIGSCSSLIINFDEYDDRHTWDDVTDEGYITNHNPDGYNMYGIEVMVHPAYRRMKVGQRLYEARKELARQLNLKSIIIGGRIPNYHKYADEMSPREYVDAVSRHKIYDPVLTFQLMNDFTLMRVNPNYLPDDKASKKYATLMEWNNVDYKPLTKRHFKTSYPVRICVVQYLMRKISSFEEMAHQCEYFVDVASDANSDFVVFPEIFTTQLMSFLDEPSPSQAVRRMTEFTPQYIELFTSLAVRYNVNIIGGSHFVEEEDEEIYNIAYLFRRDGSIEKQYKIHITPNERKWWGISAGDSVRVFDTDCGKIAIQICYDIEFPELARIATDMGANIIFTPFCTEDRQGYLRVRYCAQARAVENQIYTVISGTVGNLPQTENMDIQYAQSAIFAPSDFEFARDGIVGETNANLEMVLIGDVDLEILRRQRQDGTVKQLKDRRHDVYHIEYKKQ, translated from the coding sequence TCATCATTTGAAATCAGTATGGTCATCCGCCAGATGGAAGCGGAAGATATTGAGAAGATATTGGCGATGCAGGAGGAATGCTTCCCGGGGATGGATCCGTGGGAAGAGGGCCATTTGAAAAGCCATTTGGCAATGTTTCCGGAGGGGCAGTTCGTCGCGGAACTCGACGGCGAAATCATCGGTTCATGCTCCAGCTTGATCATCAACTTCGACGAATATGATGACCGTCACACATGGGACGACGTGACGGACGAAGGCTATATTACGAATCACAATCCGGACGGCTACAATATGTACGGCATCGAAGTGATGGTCCACCCGGCCTACCGTCGGATGAAGGTGGGGCAGCGGCTGTATGAGGCAAGGAAAGAGCTTGCACGTCAGTTGAATCTCAAGTCGATCATTATCGGTGGCCGGATACCGAATTATCACAAATACGCGGATGAGATGTCCCCGCGTGAATATGTCGATGCGGTCTCCCGCCATAAAATCTATGACCCAGTATTGACGTTCCAACTGATGAATGATTTTACGCTCATGCGGGTGAATCCGAATTATTTACCGGACGACAAAGCATCCAAAAAGTATGCAACATTGATGGAATGGAATAACGTTGACTACAAGCCATTGACGAAGCGGCATTTCAAGACAAGCTATCCGGTGCGGATTTGTGTTGTTCAATATTTGATGAGGAAGATTTCTTCTTTTGAGGAAATGGCGCACCAATGCGAATATTTCGTGGATGTGGCATCCGATGCTAACTCGGATTTTGTCGTCTTCCCGGAAATTTTCACAACCCAGCTCATGTCCTTCCTTGATGAACCGTCACCGAGTCAGGCAGTGCGTAGGATGACCGAATTTACGCCGCAGTATATCGAGCTCTTCACCAGCCTCGCGGTCCGTTACAATGTGAACATTATTGGCGGATCCCACTTTGTGGAGGAAGAGGATGAGGAAATCTACAATATCGCGTATTTATTCCGAAGAGACGGTTCGATTGAAAAGCAATACAAAATCCACATTACGCCGAATGAGCGGAAATGGTGGGGCATTAGTGCAGGGGACTCGGTCCGGGTGTTTGATACCGACTGCGGCAAAATCGCCATCCAGATCTGTTACGATATTGAATTCCCCGAATTGGCACGCATCGCGACCGATATGGGGGCGAATATCATTTTTACACCGTTCTGTACGGAAGACCGCCAAGGGTATTTGCGCGTCCGGTATTGCGCCCAAGCACGCGCGGTGGAGAATCAAATCTACACCGTCATCTCGGGAACGGTCGGAAACTTGCCGCAAACGGAGAACATGGATATCCAGTATGCCCAATCGGCCATCTTTGCCCCATCCGATTTCGAGTTCGCCCGAGACGGCATCGTCGGCGAGACGAACGCCAACTTGGAGATGGTGCTGATCGGCGACGTCGACCTCGAAATCCTGCGCCGCCAACGCCAGGATGGAACAGTGAAACAACTGAAAGACCGGCGTCATGATGTGTATCATATTGAGTATAAGAAACAGTAA
- a CDS encoding cation diffusion facilitator family transporter, with the protein MDLYSNLREGERGAWLSIWTYLVLSAVKLVAGYIGSSEALKADGLNNTTDIIASIAILIGLRISQKPPDENHHYGHLRAETVASLIAAFIMAFIGIEVLINAGKSMVHPIVTPPSLLTAVIAIISAAVMFLVYRFNLKLSERIGSEAIRAAAYDNRSDALVSAGTAIGIGGAVIGFPIIDAITAFIIGILIIYTAIQIFITNVYALTDGFDEQEVENISGVIRAVRGVIELKEFKGRMHGNLMFVDLTVTVDPMLNVIESHRITEDIERTILKEKPFSVVMVHIEPEGIELHSPTEKQSP; encoded by the coding sequence ATGGATCTTTATTCGAACTTGCGGGAAGGCGAAAGAGGAGCTTGGCTTAGTATTTGGACATACTTGGTGTTGAGTGCGGTCAAACTGGTGGCGGGCTATATCGGTTCCTCGGAAGCCTTGAAAGCGGATGGCTTGAACAATACGACGGATATTATCGCCTCTATCGCTATTTTGATCGGCTTACGGATTTCGCAGAAGCCGCCGGATGAGAACCATCATTACGGCCATCTCCGAGCAGAAACGGTGGCCTCCTTGATTGCGGCGTTCATCATGGCGTTCATCGGGATTGAGGTGCTGATCAATGCTGGAAAATCCATGGTTCATCCAATCGTTACCCCGCCTTCGTTGCTCACTGCTGTTATTGCTATCATCAGTGCAGCAGTCATGTTTTTGGTCTATCGTTTCAACTTGAAGTTATCGGAACGGATTGGCAGCGAAGCAATTCGGGCCGCCGCTTACGATAATCGTTCGGATGCCCTCGTCAGTGCGGGGACGGCGATCGGAATCGGCGGCGCCGTCATCGGTTTTCCGATCATCGACGCGATCACCGCGTTCATCATCGGAATTTTGATCATCTATACGGCTATTCAGATTTTCATTACGAATGTCTATGCGCTGACGGATGGATTCGATGAACAGGAAGTCGAAAACATATCCGGAGTTATCCGCGCCGTTCGCGGGGTCATCGAACTGAAGGAATTCAAGGGTCGAATGCACGGTAACTTGATGTTTGTCGATTTAACGGTCACCGTGGATCCGATGTTGAACGTCATCGAAAGCCACCGGATCACGGAGGACATCGAGCGGACAATCCTGAAAGAAAAGCCATTCAGCGTCGTCATGGTCCATATTGAGCCGGAAGGGATCGAATTGCATTCCCCAACAGAAAAGCAGTCTCCGTGA